The genomic stretch GGAGGCTGCGGAGAAGAAGCTCTGTGTATTAAGAGCCGCTTTTGTGATCCCCTGAAGCACTGCCTTGCCCGAAGGAGGAGTGAGCCCCGCTGCCACCAGTCTCTGGTATTCAGCAGCGAACTCTGCCTTGTAAACCTCTTCATTAGGCATAAACTCAGAGTCGCCGGGTTCTTCTATCACAACTTTTTTCAGCATCTGGCGAACGATTGTCTCGATGTGCTTATCGTTAATCGCAACACCCTGTTTACGGTAAACTTCCTGAATCTCATCCACTATATATCTCTGGAGAGCATCCTCGCCGAGAACAGCCAGAATATCGTGGGGGTTCACAAGACCGTCGATGAGAGATTCACCGGCTTTTACCCTGTCACCGTCGTGGACGTTGATATAACGCTGAACGGAAATGCTGTATGTTTTCTTAACGCCTGTCTCTTCGTTTTCGATGGTGAGTTTACGAAGACCGCGCGCGGTGTTCTCTATGCTCACTATACCGTCGATCTCTGCAATAACTGCGGGATCTTTCGGTCTTCTCGCTTCGAAGAGTTCAGCAACCCTGGGAAGACCCACTGTAATATCTTTTGTTTTAGTGGTTTCTCTGGGTATTTTCGCAACTACATCGCCGGGCTCGATCATATCGCCCTCATCCACCTGAAGCAGAGCCCCGATGGGGAGGATGTAGCGCTGGATCGTTTTGTTGTCATCGCCTTTAATGGACACACGGGGCTGTTTTTTGCCTCTTGTGTTGGCGATGATAACCTTCTGGGAAAGACCTGTGATGGGGTCGATCTCCTCTTTAAGCGTTTCGCCCTCGACTATATCGCCGAAAGCAACACGGCCGGGGTATTCCGTAAGGATTACCGCAACATAGGGGTCCCACTCGGCTATCAGGTCGCCCTGTTTAACCGTGGCGCCGTCTTTCACAAGCAGTTTGGTTCCGTATGCTATGTTATATTTTTCAAGGACTCTTTCAGATTTATCAAGAATCTGGAGAGAGCCGTTACGGTTAAGAACTACGGGGAAGCCTTCCCTGTTCAGAACAGTTTTCATGTCATCGAACCTGATGGTTCCGCCGAATTTGGCGTTAAGGCTCGACTGCTCGGCTGATGAGGATGCCGCACCGCCGATGTGGAATGTCCTCATCGTAAGCTGCGTACCGGGTTCACCGATTGACTGTGCTGCTATTGTACCCACTGCCTCACCGACTTCGACAATACGTCTTGTGGCGAGATCAAGGCCGTAGCACTGGCGGCATATGCCGTGCTCGGATTCGCAGGTAAGAACCGAACGCACTTTTACCCTGTCAAGACCTGAGGCCTCGATCTTTTCCACGAGATCCTCAGTTATAAGGCTGTTGCCTTCAACTATCAGATCATCAGTGATCGGGTCGTACACATCTTCCAGAGTGTAGCGGCCAAGGATACGCTCACCAAGGGGTTCAACAGCTTCCGTTCCTTCCATAAGGGCGGAAATTTCGATACCGCGTATTGTTCCGCAGTCCTCTTCGCTGATGATAACGTCCTGAGCAACGTCCACAAGCCTTCTGGTAAGGTAACCGGAGTTCGCCGTTTTAAGAGCGGTATCCGCAAGACCTTTCCTTGCACCGTGTGTGGAGATGAAGTACTGGAGAACCGTAAGCCCCTCACGGAAGTTTGAGGTAATGGGCGTCTCGATAATCTCTCCTGAGGGTTTGGCCATAAGACCTCTCATCCCTGCAAGCTGGCTTATCTGTGCTTTTGAACCTCTCGCTCCTGAGTGCGCCATTACGTGTATGGCGTTGTAGAAACGGTCTCTTTTGTATTCTTTTGATTTATCGCCGCCCTGAGTCTCAATGGTTTTCATCATTTTCTCAGTGACTTTGTCGTTGGTTGTGGACCAAACGTCGATTATCTGGTTGTAACGCTCGCCTGAAGTCAGCGCACCCTCGCGGTAGTGCTCTTCAATTTCGCGCACTTTCTGCATGGCAGCATTGATCAGCTCAGGTTTTTCCTGAGGTATTATAAGGTCGTCAAGACATATGGAGAAACCGGCCCTGCACGCCTGAGCAAAACCGAGGTTTTTCAGGTTGTCAAGGAACTCTACCGTGTGGTAGTTGCCGAGCTTCTTATATATATAGTCAACGAGCTTAACCAGGTCTTTTTTGGTGAAAAGCTGGTTAACAATATCAAAGTCTATTCCGGCAGGCACTATTTCGAAAAGGATGATCCTTCCCGTTACAGTGTCATAGCGTTTGCCGTTTATCCTGACCTTAATCTCGGCGTGAATATCAAGCTGACCCTGATCGTAGGCTATTCTTACCTCTTTAGGTGAGGAGAAGATTTTGCCTGCGCCCTTGGCGTTTCTCGCGCCGCGTGTCAGGTAGTATATACCGAGAACCATATCCTGCGTGGGAACAGCCAGAGGCTTTCCGTGTGCAGGGGAAAGGATGTTGTAGCAGGCAAGCATGAGGGTTCTTGCCTCAAGCTGCGCCTCATAAGACAGAGGCACGTGAACAGCCATCTGGTCACCATCGAAGTCCGCGTTGAATGCGGGGCATACGAGGGGGTGAAGCTGAATCGCCTTGCCTTCAACCAGCATAGGTTCAAACGCCTGAATACCGAGCCTGTGGAGCGTAGGCGCACGGTTAAGGAGAACAGGGTGTTCCCTGATAACCTCTTCCAGAACATCCCACACTTCTGGTCTCTGCTCTTCCACCATTCTTTTCGCCTGTTTTATGGTGGAGGCTATGCCCCTTTCCTTTTCCAGCTTGTAGTAAAGGAAGGGTTTGAAAAGCTCAAGAGCCATAAGCTTCGGTATACCGCACTGGTGCATTTTAAGATGGGGTCCGGCAACAATAACGCTACGTCCGGAGTAGTCCACCCTTTTACCGAGAAGGTTCTGACGGAAACGTCCCTGCTTTCCTTTAATCATATCGGAAAGTGATTTAAGGGGGCGTTTGTTGGAGCTGCGGATTACCCTGCCTCTCCTGCCGTTGTCAAACAGTGCGTCAACCGCTTCCTGAAGCATCCTTTTTTCGTTTCGGATGATGATTTCAGGCGCGTTAAGCTCCATGAGCTTTTTAAGACGGTTGTTCCTGTTTATTACCCTTCTGTAGAGGTCGTTAAGGTCGCTTGTGGCAAACCTTCCGCCGTCAAGGGGAACAAGGGGGCGAAGCTCAGGCGGAATCACGGGGATTACGTCCAGAACCATCCACTCAGGTCTGTTGCCGCTTTTACGGAAAGCTTCAACAACTCTGAGGCGTTTGGCGAGCTTCAGTTTCTTCTGCATGCTGGTGGTGTCTCTCAGATCTTCCTTAAGTTCAAGGAGAAGAATATCAAGATCCACCTGCTTGAGCAGATCCTTGATAGCCTCCGCGCCTATTTTGGCAACGAATGCATTGGGGCCGTACTCGTCCACTGCCCTGCGGTAGTGGTCTTCCGTAAGAAGCTCCTTCTCTTTGAGGGGAGTGTCTTTCGGATTGGTGACAATATATGACTCGAAATAGATAATGCGTTCAATGTCCTTGATGCTTAAGTCAAGGAGTGAGCCTATCCTGCTGGGCGTGCCTTTGAAGAACCATATGTGGCACACGGGGGAAGCAAGGTCGATATGACCCATTCTCTCCCTTCTCACTTTGGACTGAATGACTTCAACGCCGCACTTTTCGCAGACTATTCCTCTGTGCTTCATCCTCTTGTATTTACCGCAGAGACATTCCCAGTCCTTCACGGGTCCGAAGATTTTTGCGCAGAACAGACCGTCCCTTTCAGGTTTGAAGGTACGGTAGTTGATCGTTTCAGGCTTTGTAACCTCCCCGGAGGACCATGTTCTGATCTTGTCGGGGCTTGCTATGCGTATTGCTATAGAGTCGAAAAACACATGTGATTTTTCGTCAAAAAGAGTACTCTTCTTCATAATTATGAGTCCTCCCTGCTATCGGCGGAACCCTGTCCGTCCGATTCATCTTCGGGTAAATTATCAAGCGTCATAAGCTCAAGATCCAGTGCAAGACCCTGAAGCTCTTTTATAAGTACGTTAAATGACTCCGGCATGCTCGGCGAGAAGCTGAAGTTTCCGTTTACGATTGATTCGTAAACAGTTGTTCTTCCTTCCACGTCATCCGATTTAACGGTGAGCATTTCCTGAAGTATGTTCGCCGCGCCGTATGCTTCCAGAGCCCAGACCTCCATC from Geovibrio ferrireducens encodes the following:
- the rpoC gene encoding DNA-directed RNA polymerase subunit beta', translating into MKKSTLFDEKSHVFFDSIAIRIASPDKIRTWSSGEVTKPETINYRTFKPERDGLFCAKIFGPVKDWECLCGKYKRMKHRGIVCEKCGVEVIQSKVRRERMGHIDLASPVCHIWFFKGTPSRIGSLLDLSIKDIERIIYFESYIVTNPKDTPLKEKELLTEDHYRRAVDEYGPNAFVAKIGAEAIKDLLKQVDLDILLLELKEDLRDTTSMQKKLKLAKRLRVVEAFRKSGNRPEWMVLDVIPVIPPELRPLVPLDGGRFATSDLNDLYRRVINRNNRLKKLMELNAPEIIIRNEKRMLQEAVDALFDNGRRGRVIRSSNKRPLKSLSDMIKGKQGRFRQNLLGKRVDYSGRSVIVAGPHLKMHQCGIPKLMALELFKPFLYYKLEKERGIASTIKQAKRMVEEQRPEVWDVLEEVIREHPVLLNRAPTLHRLGIQAFEPMLVEGKAIQLHPLVCPAFNADFDGDQMAVHVPLSYEAQLEARTLMLACYNILSPAHGKPLAVPTQDMVLGIYYLTRGARNAKGAGKIFSSPKEVRIAYDQGQLDIHAEIKVRINGKRYDTVTGRIILFEIVPAGIDFDIVNQLFTKKDLVKLVDYIYKKLGNYHTVEFLDNLKNLGFAQACRAGFSICLDDLIIPQEKPELINAAMQKVREIEEHYREGALTSGERYNQIIDVWSTTNDKVTEKMMKTIETQGGDKSKEYKRDRFYNAIHVMAHSGARGSKAQISQLAGMRGLMAKPSGEIIETPITSNFREGLTVLQYFISTHGARKGLADTALKTANSGYLTRRLVDVAQDVIISEEDCGTIRGIEISALMEGTEAVEPLGERILGRYTLEDVYDPITDDLIVEGNSLITEDLVEKIEASGLDRVKVRSVLTCESEHGICRQCYGLDLATRRIVEVGEAVGTIAAQSIGEPGTQLTMRTFHIGGAASSSAEQSSLNAKFGGTIRFDDMKTVLNREGFPVVLNRNGSLQILDKSERVLEKYNIAYGTKLLVKDGATVKQGDLIAEWDPYVAVILTEYPGRVAFGDIVEGETLKEEIDPITGLSQKVIIANTRGKKQPRVSIKGDDNKTIQRYILPIGALLQVDEGDMIEPGDVVAKIPRETTKTKDITVGLPRVAELFEARRPKDPAVIAEIDGIVSIENTARGLRKLTIENEETGVKKTYSISVQRYINVHDGDRVKAGESLIDGLVNPHDILAVLGEDALQRYIVDEIQEVYRKQGVAINDKHIETIVRQMLKKVVIEEPGDSEFMPNEEVYKAEFAAEYQRLVAAGLTPPSGKAVLQGITKAALNTQSFFSAASFQETTRVLTDAACSGKMDELRGLKENVIIGKLIPAGTGSKFIQSKKFKFINPAK